AGGAAGTTGGCATTTTTCAGCTAAAGCGCACCCCGCTAAAAACGCTTTCCGCCGGACAGGTGGGTTACATTATTGCCGGCATCAAAAAAATCAGTGACACCCGCTGCGGTGATACCATCACCCACCAAGACCAGCCCTGCGAAGCGGCTTTGCCGGGTTTCAAAATGACAAAACCGGTGGTTTTTTCTTCCATCTACCCAACGGCATCGGACGGTTATGAGGAGTTGGCGGTCGCTATGGAAAAACTGAGCCTGAACGATGCCGCCCTGGTTTACGATAAAGACAGCTCGGTGGCTCTGGGTTTTGGCTTCCGCTGCGGATTTTTAGGATTGTTGCATCTTGAAGTGGTCCAAGAAAGACTGGAGCGTGAATATGATCTATCCCTTATTTTGACTGCACCATCGGTTCAGTACCAGCTCGTCATGAATGACGGTGCTGAGATTACCATCGACAATCCAGCTTACTATCCGGATCCGACCCGGATTGAAAAGACGCGCGAGCCCTATATTCGTGCCTCCATTATCATACCGGATCGCTATATGGGAGCGGTGATGAATCTGTGCCTTGAGCGCCGCGGCTTTAACAAGACCTATCACTACCTGATCAGTGATCGCATGGAGATGATATTCGAAATGCCGCTAGCCGAGGTCATCTATGATTTTTACGATCGACTCAAGTCCATTACCCAGGGATACGGCTCCTTTGACTATGATCTGCTGGATTATCGCGATACCGATCTGGTCAAATTGGATATTCTGATCAACGGTGAACGGGTGGATGCCTTATCGCAGCTGGTTCACAAAGACAATGCTGTCAGCAGAGCCCGCGCTGCCTGCGAAAAATTGCGCCAGGAAATACCAAAGCAAATGTTCAAAATCGCCATCCAGGGGGCAATCGGCGGAAACATTATTGCCCGCAAAACGGTTTCAGCCCTGCGAAAAGATGTCACCGCAAAATGTTATGGCGGCGATATTACGCGCAAGCGTAAATTGCTCGAAAAACAAAAAAAGGGCAAAAAGCGGATGAAAATGGTGGGTAAAGTAATGATCCCCCAGTCGGCGTTTTTGGCGGTTCTTAAGTCCGATTCGGATTAGTTCATCTCGGATTTCAGATTGCGGATTGATCGGACGGGGATAAACCCCGCCCCTACATCTGCCCTCCTAACTAAAGCCTATGAGCTATTTGCCTGCTTGCTTCGGCGTAGCTCGGAAGAGCGTAGACGGGACACCTGAAACCTTTTTAATTGATCCCTAATATTTGACACTCTACTTCTATATAGGAATCGAAAATAAAATATTTTATAATTGGCAATTATGCTTTATTGTATATCCAGTGGTTCATTTAAAATTTCGAAAGGATTAAAAAAAGATCCATGGGTAAAACCGTTGCTGAAAAAATATTCGATTCGCATCTGATCGACAAACCGTCTGATGACGTGCACGTGTTGAAATTGGACGCCGTCTTCTGCCATGAAATTACAACCCCAATGGCCATTACCGATCTGATCGCACGGGGCAAAGACCGCGTTTTTGATCCCACAAAAATCAAAGCGGTCATCGACCACGTTACACCGGCCAAGGATTCGAAGACGGCCACCCAGGGCAAGATTCTAAGGGACTGGGCCCGACGTCACGAGATTCGCGATTTTTTCGATATCGGTCGTAACGGCATCTGTCATGCCCTGTTTCCGGAGCAGGGATTCGTGCGACCGGGATATACCATCATTATGGGTGATTCGCATACCTGCACCCACGGTGCTTTTGGCGCTTTTGCCGCCGGCGTGGGAACCACGGATCTGGAAGTGGGGATTTTAAAAGGCATCTGTGCCTTCAATTATCCCCAAACCATCAAAATTGACATTACGGGAAACCTGCCGGAAGGTGTTTTTGCCAAAGATGTGATTTTATCCATCATCGGCCGTATTGGCGTGAATGGCGCCACCAATAAAGTAATTGAATTTA
The DNA window shown above is from Desulfobacterales bacterium and carries:
- the lepA gene encoding translation elongation factor 4 — encoded protein: MQYIRNFSIIAHIDHGKSTLSDRLIQAADMVSDRDFKNQILDTMDIERERGITIKSQTICLPYTADDQQSYFLNLIDTPGHVDFSYEVSRALAACEGALLLVDASQGVEAQTLANLYLAMEHDLEILPVINKIDLPSADIDRVKKQIEEDLGLDPEAALLVSAKQGIGIEQVFEAIVRKLPPPEGSVDEPLQALIFDSHYDSYRGTVVHLRIIHGQIKPGDTIIFKSNQAAYRIEEVGIFQLKRTPLKTLSAGQVGYIIAGIKKISDTRCGDTITHQDQPCEAALPGFKMTKPVVFSSIYPTASDGYEELAVAMEKLSLNDAALVYDKDSSVALGFGFRCGFLGLLHLEVVQERLEREYDLSLILTAPSVQYQLVMNDGAEITIDNPAYYPDPTRIEKTREPYIRASIIIPDRYMGAVMNLCLERRGFNKTYHYLISDRMEMIFEMPLAEVIYDFYDRLKSITQGYGSFDYDLLDYRDTDLVKLDILINGERVDALSQLVHKDNAVSRARAACEKLRQEIPKQMFKIAIQGAIGGNIIARKTVSALRKDVTAKCYGGDITRKRKLLEKQKKGKKRMKMVGKVMIPQSAFLAVLKSDSD